In Acidobacteriota bacterium, a single window of DNA contains:
- a CDS encoding sigma-70 family RNA polymerase sigma factor has translation MGADSDLLRRARSGDPAAFDALVSRHGRLVLAVARRVTGHREDAEDVAQEAFLRFYRSLADFDFSRPVEPWLVRITLNVARSHLRRAPSRREEALPDRPLPGAPGSGPEQHLEAAEIRRLLLAAADQLSERERLVFLLRDIEQLPSTLIAQVLEITEVTVRRQSSEGRRKVIAWLRRHHPEILPPEGPQRR, from the coding sequence GTGGGCGCTGACAGCGATCTCCTGCGAAGGGCCCGTTCCGGCGACCCGGCGGCCTTTGACGCGCTGGTCTCCCGCCATGGTCGGCTTGTCCTCGCCGTGGCGCGGCGAGTGACAGGGCATCGAGAGGACGCCGAGGACGTGGCCCAGGAGGCCTTTCTCCGCTTCTATCGCTCCCTGGCGGATTTCGACTTCTCCCGTCCCGTGGAGCCCTGGCTGGTTCGCATCACCCTGAACGTGGCCCGGTCCCATCTCCGGCGTGCCCCATCGCGCCGCGAGGAGGCTCTGCCCGACAGGCCCCTGCCCGGCGCCCCAGGTTCCGGTCCCGAGCAGCATCTCGAGGCCGCCGAGATCCGGCGGCTCCTGCTGGCGGCAGCCGATCAGCTCAGCGAGAGAGAGCGGCTTGTGTTTCTGCTGCGGGATATCGAACAACTGCCGTCGACGCTGATCGCTCAGGTCCTCGAGATCACCGAAGTGACCGTGCGGCGGCAGTCCTCCGAGGGCCGCAGAAAAGTCATCGCCTGGCTTCGTCGTCACCACCCGGAGATCCTACCGCCGGAAGGACCACAGAGGCGCTAG